A segment of the Streptomyces sp. P9-A2 genome:
GTCGGGCTGTCGTGGTCTCGAGTGGTCTCGAAGGGGCTCGGAGAGCGAGTCGGCTCCCCGATGGCTCCCAGAAGGACCCCCATCCGCCACCTCAGGCTGGTCGGCGCCGACGGACTGGCGATCCGCCTTCTGGCGTGCGTGCACTGGGGCGGTCGACAGAGATGAGACCTACACATTACGAGGGCTGGTGGGGTGTGCCGGGTGGTTCCGGACGGTGCTCCACTGCCCGGATCTGCCTGGTCAGAGTCCGTGACAGGTGTCGCGCGGTCTTCTCCGTGATGCCCTGTGCGGCACCGTCCGCTCACGCACAGCGGGCCGCTGAGCAGCATGTGGGTCAGATCTGCCCGAGGTCGATCTCCACCGGGAACGGAGCCGTGACCTTGACGACGCCGGTGAACACGTCACCCTCCCGGTATGTCTTCGTCGCAGGGTCGAGCACGTACGTGTACACCAGAGGAACGCCTGTCGCGGCCTGCTCGATTCGCCAGTAGAAGCCGATGCCTGCCTTGGCATACTGGTCGACCTTCACGATCCGGTCGGTGGTCTCCGAGCCCGGTGACACCACCTCCGCCGCCAGCAGCACGTGCTCGGGCCGGGTGGGCGTGACGTCGATCGTGTCCGCGCGGTACACCACGACGTCCGGGCGGCGATTGGTCAGCGGGACGTCTTGGAGCCGGACGTCGAAGTCGGTGTCTGCGTTCCAGTCCGGCCCCGCGGCGGCATCCAGGGCGTTCGCCAGAATCCGAGCCAGCCGGTTGTGCCGCTTGGACGCACTCGGGCTCACGACGACCATCCCGTCAACGATCTCGATGCCGGCGCACTGCTCCTCGGACCAGGACTCGTACTCCTCCGCCGTGATCTGCTCGTGCATCCACGCCGGGGCCACCATCTCGGCCGTCATGAAGCACCTCCCGGACACTGTGCGGCGGGCCCGATCCCGCTCGGTTCAGCGTACTGTCTCCGGCCCGTCGGACACTCTGCCTCAGGGCTGTCGGACATCGGCAACATGGGTGCCGGCCTTGTGGCCGACGCCCCTCCGGAGCTGCGCCGCTGATCAGCGACGGCGTGCTCTGCCTCGCCGCGGTCGCCGCAGTGGGAGCCGTCACGGTGGACCTGCGCCGGCCCGCCACTGGTCCTCATCCCAGCCGTGGGCGGCCGGCCCCTGCTCCAGCATCGCGGCCATTTTCTCGCACAACGCCGGGCGGAGTTTGCCACGCTGCCCACCGGGCCCCGGGAGGCCGACGCCGCCCGCCCTCCGGCGGCCCAGGCGCGCCGCCACTGGTAGGCGGACTTCGATGTCACCCTCAGCAGCTCGGCGACCTCCGGCGCACTGGCCCCGGCCGCGAACAGCTCGGCGGCCCGCAGGCGCAGCGCCTCGCGTCGCGCGCGTTCCTGAGCGGTCATCCCGCCGCTTTCTGTGCACCTCACACCTTCCGGTGCAGCGCTGTCGCCGCGTACCGCCACCCAGGCGGGCTGTCACCGGTCAGACCTCAAAGCGCCGAAGTCGGTAATCCAACCGTGCGGGGATGGATGCAGTATTTCGGCCGGTTCTACCGGTCGGCGCTGACACCCCTCCTGACGCGCATCAATGCCTGCTTGGCGCGATGGATTCGCCAGAAACACAAGAAGCTCGCGGCGCTACGCGAGGCGCTCCAGAAGATGTGGGAGATCGCTGATCGGTATCCCCGCATGTTCGCGCACTGGAGTTGGACCACTGTGGCGTCCGGGGCCTGGTGATCAGAGTGGCAAGAGCCGTGTAACGGGAGACTGTTACGCACGGCTTCTGTGAGAGCCGAGGGGTGAGATTCCCCTCGGCTACTCGGCGTCTTCTGGTTCAGGCAACACCCCATTGCCGATCCTCGCCCGCCGGATCATGCCGTCGCACTCCTTCACCGTCACCCGTCTGTCGACCGTTCCCGATCGCCGCACCCGACCCGGAAAGCGTCGTCAGCTCGGCTTCGGCAAGCCGACCGCACGATGCGGGGACGCCGGCGTGGAGCGCTCTGAATCTGCCGCGAAGAGGCAAGCGGACGTCATGCTTCGGCTGAGTCCGACTCGCCGTGCGAGCAGGTCGACGTCGATCCGTGCGCACCCGGCGCGACGCTGCGCCTCCACAGCGGCCACAACGCGCAGAATTGCCCACCGAGGCGGCCGACGCGGGGTCATCGCGCGCCCGCTTCGAGCGAGATTGACGTCGCCCAGTTGCGGACATCCTCAATGTCTTTCGCCAACTGCCCCACAAGGTCCTCGACGTCACGAAACCGGCGTTGCGAGCGGATTCGGTTCACGAGATGGACCGATATTTCCCGGTCGTACAGCTCGATCTCCACGTCGAGAAGATGGGCTTCGAGGAGTCGTTGGCCGTGGCGGCCGTAGAAGGTGGTTCTCCGTCCGATGGAGACCGCAGCAGGCCAGTGTCGGCCGTCATCCTCCGTGACAACTACGGCGGACCAGACACCGTCGAGGCGAGCGCTGGTCGACATGGTGAGGTTGGCGGTGGGAAAACCCAGCAGTCGTCCGCGGGCATCGCCGTGTTGGACGACGCCGGTGACGACCTGGTCGTGTGACTGAAGGCTTTCGATCGCGAACGGCCGGCTCGCTGTCAGGCGTCTGGCCGGGCTCTGCCGAGTTATCTGCAGCAACGGAATCCTCCTTGGTGCGGTCAGGGGCCACATCAGTGGACATCGCATATGAACCGATCGGCGGCTCGCCCATAGAGACCATTGAGGCGTTATGTCTTTTTAGAGATGGGGCCAGTTGTCTCGTGATTCTCAAACAGAATCACGAGACAACTGGATCGATTCCTGTCTCGGCCCGGTAGGGATTCGCGCGGCGGATCGCCTCCGCGTCGGAGATGCGGCGCGGAGTCGGTGTGCTCGATTCCGTTACGCGGCGTCGACTGCGGGAGGAGAGGCGAGCTCGCGGAATGTCGAACCGTGCCAGACGAGCGGCTCGTTCTCACCGGCACCGAGACGGTGTGCTTCGAGCAGCACCATCCAGTGGTCGCCGGCTTCCGAGACGGCGGAGATGGAGCAGTCGAGCCACAGCGCCGCACCGTCGATGAATACCGCACCGTCATCGCTCACTTCGATCGCGACCTGTTCGAATCGCGCAGCACGATCCTTATGGGCGAGCTGTCGGGTGAGACCGCTCTGCCCCTTGCCGAAGATCGAAACGCCGAGGCGGCCCGCCTTCGAGATCTGCTCCCATGTCACGGACGTCTTCTGCACCGCGACGGCGACGAGGCACGGTTCGAGGGACACGCCGACCATGAAGGACGATGCGACGAGCGCGTGCTTCGCTCCGTCGATGTCGGCCGCGAGCGCCGCAACGCCCGAAGGGAACTGAGCGAACGTCTGACGCACGATCAGCGGATCGGCGTCGAACCCACGCAGGCGGTTCTGGATCACGGTTTCTTGCTCCTTCACCTCTACGGACACCTGCGTCACCTCACTGACACGTCTGCCGCGTCGGCGGGCAGCACGGTATCGAGCTCGGGCGCGAGGTGGACCATCTGACCGCGGAACGACTGGCTCGCGTTCCGAAGCGGCTCGAGACCGCCGTCCTGCATGAGGTCGCCCGCGCTCGCCGCCCAGCTCTCGGGAGTGGGCTCAGCGGTCTTCATTCGCGGCATCACGGAGAAAGCCGTGCGGGCGGCGGCGACGCCTGCCACCTCGAAGGCTTCGCCGTAGACCGTGGTGTCCTGGTGCGCGAGCCATGCCACGAATGCCGAGACAGCACTTGCGGGCACGTGCGCCCGCATGGCGTCCTGGACGACGGGGTCACGGAACGCATCCTCCGTCATCGGCGTCCAGGCGACCGGCAGCACCGTACTGACCTGCACACCGACCTCCTTCGCCTCGGCGGCGAGAGTGTTGCCGAGACCCCAGATCGCCGACTTGGCGGCGGCGTACGCCGAGTCGAGCGGAACACCCATGAGGGCGTTCGACGACACGTTGATGAGGCGCCCGCTGCCGGAGGCGATGAGGTGCGGCATCGCAGCACGCGAGACCTCGACGACCCCCTTCACACTGACATCGAAGACACGCCACCACGTCTCGGAGTCCATCTCCCAGAACCGTCCGAAGGCGTTGATGCCGGCGTTGTTGACGACGATGTGGAGCTGTCCGAACGCGTCGAGCGCAGTCTGGACGATGTCCGCCGCCGCGGTGACGATGTCGTTGCTGTCGGCCACCGCGACGCCACCGTCGACGGTGATCTCGGCCACCGTCTCCGCGGCGCGCTCGGCGTTGATGTCGTTGGCGACGACACGTGCCCCGCGCGACGCGAGCATCTTCGCGTGCTCGCGCCCCATTCCCTGTCCCGCACCCGTGACGATCGCCACGCGGGCGTCGAAACCGAGTTCGTCGTTGATTCCCATTTCACACCTCTCCTCTCTGCCGATCGGACACGATCACGTGCGCGCCGTTCTTCGCCGGCGCCGGCGCGCTTGCCCACCCGATCCCGGATGCCGCGCCGGTCACGAGGCCGGCCTTTCCCCTCGCGAGCCGCGTCATCAGTAGTGCTCTCCGACGTGGGCGTTGTTGTCGTAGTCGCGCTGGGCGCTCCCCGGGAGGTACTTCTCCTCCGTCTCGCGCACGTAGTCGGTCGACGGGCGCCCGAACATGGCGCCCCAGCCGACGTCGTAATCCGTGCCGGCGTCGGCACCCATGCGGTCGAGGTACTCGGCGAAAGGCGTGGCCTCGCCCGACTCCTTGACGTCGGCCAGCAGTCGCCACACCTCGTGGATGCCCGGCAGAACGAACGGAACAGGCTGGATCGCCTGCCCCAGCGCGGTCATCTCGGCGACGGTCTTACGGCCGATCAGCCCCACGCTGACGGCGTAGGCCGGGCCGGGCGTCTCCTTCAGCGCGAGCTCGGCCTGTTCCCACGTGTGCATGCCTTCGAAGAAGATCACGTCGGCGCCGGTCTCAGCCTTGTAGAGCTGCGCACGACGGATCGCCTCGTCGACGCCACCCCCGGCGGCACCGTAGCCGTCGGTGCGGGCGACGATCACGAAATCCTCGTCGTGCTTGTCACGCGCGTCGACAGCGGCGTTCAGGCGCCCGATCGCCTCGGCGTCGGACACGAGCTCGATGCCGGCGACACCACCCGACTTCTTCGGTTCGCGCTGGTCCTCGATGTGGATGCCTCCGACACCGGCGTCGATGAACTCGGCCACCGTGCGCTGCACATTGATCGGCGCGCCGAAACCGGTGTCGGCATCGCAGTAGATCGGGATGTCCGCAGCGCGGGCCGTGCGCTTCGCGTGGTCGACGACCTCGGTCAGGGTGAGCCACCCCACATCCGAGATGCCCTGCCACCATGCCGACATCCCGCCCGAGAGCTGGAACGCCCCGAAGCCCGCGTGCTGCGCCATCGCCGCGTGGATCGGCAGCGAACCGAACGGCATCAACGCCGTCTCCTCGCTCTCGAAGACCGCGCGCAGCGCCTTACCGGGTGCAGTGAGGGTCACGATGCGACCTCGGGGGAGTTGAAGCCGACGGTCACGACGATGTACACGCAGTCCTCGTCGTAAGGGTTCTTCCAGGCGTGGGGAACGCCTGCCATCACGAGCAGGTCACCCGGAACGAGCGTGCGCTTCTTGCCGCCGGGGAGCACGAGGTCGACCTTGCCCGAGATCACGACCTCGTAGTCGATGGTGTCGCTCGCATGCATTCCGGCGTCGCCGTCGTCATCGGTGACGGTCATGCTGTCGCCGAGATCGTCGGCCCCCACCTCGCCCGACGAGTGCGCAGGGAAGCTGCTCACGCCGAAGGTGGATCCATTGGGGCCCGCCAGCGCGACCCTGCTCGGCGGGGCACCGAAGGTCTCCTTGCTGTGGCCGCCTTCGACGGCCCAGTAGAACGCACCTGCGGACACGCCGGGGAAGTCGAACTCGGCGGCAGGGCCCACGTCGAGGAAGTCGGCGTCGCCGGACTCGGTCGGGCCCGCGACGACGAGTCGAAACTGCTTGGGGTCAGGGAACGTCATCTGCCTTCACTCCTTTGTGAATGGTCGGACGTCAGGCGCGCAGGCCCGCGTCGCGCATGAGCGGGAAGATCTGCTCGTTCATCCGGTCGAGCCCCTCGTCGTAGTCGACGAGTCCGGTGCAGACGCCCGTGATGCCCGAGTCCTGCAGCTTCTGGAGCCCGTCGACGATCATCTCGGGCGTGCCCACGAGCGGAACGAGACCGGCCCGGAAGAACGTCTTGATGCTCTCGTCCTGCTTCGGGTCCTCGGACTTCTTGTAGTGATCCCAGCTCCACCCGCGGGAGTCGCCGTTCTGGATGATGTGCTTGTAGCGGAGGGCGCTCTCGTAATCGCCCTTCTCCTCGACGTACTCGAGGTACTCCCGCGCTTCCTTCTCCGTGTCCTTGCAGATGATGTGCACACCGGCCCACAGGCCGAGGTCCTCACGCCCGGCCGCGTCGGCGTTCTCGCGCAGCTTCGGCGTCACCGACCGGCTGTGCTCGACGCTGCCGATCGCCGCGAACAAGATGTTGGCGTGCTTGAACGCGAACTGCTGACCGGCGGGGCTGGAGCCCGCGCTCATCACCATCGGCCCGGGCGTCTGAACGGGCTTGGGCCACGACTGCGCACCCTGGAGGTGGAAGAAGTCCCCGTCGAAGTCGAACTGGTAGTCGTCTTCGACTGCCCAGAGCCGCTCGACGATGGTCATCCACTCGTCGGCGAGCTCATAGCGCGTGTCGTGCTCGGGCACCTCGACGCCGAACATGTGGTATTCGGGCTTGAAGTAGCCGGCTGTGGCGTTCAGGCCCATGCGGCCGCCGCTGATGTGGTCGACGGTGGCCATCATCTTCGCCGCCATCACCGGGTGGATAAAGGGGACGAGGCAGGTGGCGAAGATCTGTATGTTCTGCGTCGCTGCTGCCAGACCTGCGGCCCACGTGAACGTCTCGAACTGCCGGCCCCACGGGCGGTCGGGGCCCGAGAGCCCTTGCCAGCGGGCGATGGGGATGAACCCGTCGACACCGTAGCGGTCGGCCTTCTGCGCGAGACCTTGGATCTCGCCCCAGTTGCCGAGCTTGATCGTGTTCTCGGCGAGGTTGAGACCGCCCTGGCCGGTCGTCACGTTCGCGCCGAAAATCGCGACTTTGAACTTGTTCGGGCCACCTATCATGGGCCGCTGAGAACGTTCGACTGTGTGATCGGCGACGAAATCACGCGGTGCGACATTCTGCGTCATTGGTTTTCTCCATATCGTTGTGGCTTTGGGATGCCGAAGAGCACCTGGGCCGGATCGGATCGCGCGAAAAGGAATTCGACTGCTGCGATCGCGGACAGCGTGCCGACCGGACGCGCCCGATGGTGATTGCGCTCTCCACTGGGTGTATGGCGAGCCGCATTCTTGGCCTACTGGTTGCAGCCAATTGTGAGGGTGGCGTATACGCGATCCGCGTCGTCGTGGTTTTTCCAGACGTGCGCGATGTCGCCTATGACGAGCAACGATGATGACCCTGCCGCTGAGGGCGATCTCGTACGCAGGGGGTGCTCCCCGGATCTCCTTCGATGGCGGTGTGTTGGCTTCTCCACCGACCCCTGTTGCCGCATGACGCTAAGATCGGACAGCACCGGACCGTCATAGTAAGAGACGCCAACAACGCGGGAAAGCGCGCCAAAGCGCCTCCCCTTGCCGATTGGTGGCGCAAGATGTAAAGCTGCTGGCGTTACTTCAGATTCCTGGCGGTGCTCCAGTCGCCGCAGCGCTTCCGGAGCGGCACCCCATCGCCTCGACGAAGAGGAGAGAAATGCGTTCTGCAACTGTTCCTCCCGACAGCCGAGCGAACATTCCTTGCGGTGGAACGACACCCGGGCCGGCTTCGCCGGGACCCCTTGGCCGGCCGGCTCCCCACCGCGGCAGGTGGACGCGGCTTCCTCAGAGGGTTCCTGAACACGCCGGACCGCCTCCATGCGTCGGCGGCGAAAGAGCGCAGCGATGAAGCTGAGCTCTTATCAGAACTTGCGCGTGCCGAACTTCAGTGTTCACAACCTGCGCCAGATACTCGAGGAGGCGGATCTCGACTGGCGAACTGCGCTCGCGAATGCGGAGATCGACCCCAACGCGCTGACCCGACCGGGAAGCACTATTCCTGCGAGGAAGGAGCTGGCCTTCCAGCTTCAGTTCGTCGCTCTCACAAGAGATCGCGTCGATCTTTGGGTGCGAGCCTCGCGCGCTTACACGACGAGCACCTACGGCGCTCGCGGAATGGCCCTCGCGACCGCGCCGACCGTTGCGGCGTGGGCAGAAGTTGCCAGCGCGACTGATAACGCCCCCGGGCTCCTCGAGATCACACCTCTCCGGGCACCGGATGGGAGGGTGACGGGAATCGAATTCACCTACCCGGACGCCCCGGAAGAGTTGATCCCGTTCAGCGTCTACCGCGATCTCTGTACCGCCACCCCATCTCTCGCGTGGCTGTACGGCGGCACTTTTCCCTTCACCCGCATCGAAGTCCCTCTCGCGGAAGTCTCGCCCGAGGCCTTGACGTACGTCTCCTGCACCATCGAATGCTGTGCCGAGGCGTTGCGGCTGTGGTGGGACCCTGCGATATCAACAGACGAGCTCCCCTTCGGCAACGCCTTCCAGCACGAGGCATGGGTCAAAGCGGATGCCCAGATCATCGACTCGTTCAGGGCGACTGGCGACTGGCCCCACACTGTCGCGAAAGCCATAAGGGCCGCACCCAATCTCAACCGCACATTGGCAAATGTGGCCGCGACGCTGCGAGTCTCCCCACGCACCCTGCAACGCAAGCTTGAACTCACGGGCGACGACTTCGCCCGGGTGCGAGACGAGACTTTGAGTGACCTGGCCTGCGATCTGCTCTCGCATACAGATCACTCTGTATCGGAAATATCCCGCAAGCTGGGCTACGCAGATCCGGCCAGCTTCACGATGGCCTTCAAGCGGTGGAGGGGGATGCCTCCGACGGCGTTCAGGGAGGCTTCTCGCTACGGAGACAAGGATCCTGGACATCAGCACACTGAACGGCCCCGCAGTTGCTGGTGATTACCTGCGGTGTCGGCGGTGCTGGTCGACAGCGATGGAGACGGGTCCGAGTGGGGCAGCGTAGGGCAGTGAGTCCGTGGCCCGGGTGCTGTGCTGGGAGATCACCGTCGCGTTGGCGGGCAGGTCGGCCATGCGTCGCAGACGCCAGACGAGGACGTCGCTGACGGACTCGGCGGTGTGCAGTTCGCGCTGGGCGACGGCTTCGCGCAGCAGCGCTCGTGGGTCGTGGCCGGCCTGGTAGGCATGCGTGATGGTGGCCGCCAGGGCGGACCAGCCCGGCTCGCCGAGCACCCGCTCGGCGATCTGTGGCGCGGTGGTGCGCAGAAGGGCGGTGGACCAGTCGCGTACGGGCTGGGCCAGGCGCAGGCCCTGGGCTCGCAGGCGGGCCATCGATTCCTCGCTGGCCGCGGCGTACGCGGCCTGGAGGTGGCTGGCGGCCTGCCGGGCGGCTGCGGCCTGCTGGGCGTGCTGGCGCTGGGCGTGCCAGCGTGCGGCGGCGAGGGCGAGGAAGAAGAGCGTGTCGATCACCATGGTGGTCGTGGCGCCGTCCTCGCCCCGGCCGAGTGCCGGGCCGCTACGGACCAGGTCTCGGGCTGCGCGTCGTAGCTGCTGGCTGTGGCAGAACTCTGCTCGGGTGTGGGAGCGGGAGGCCCGTTCGAACGCCCAGGCCGCTTCGCGTAGCTGTTGTCGGGTGTGGAGGGCGGAGGTCTTGGCGAGGGCGTCGAGGACCTCGCCGGTGGCGGCGACCATGCGGCGGGCGATCTCGGCCCACTGCTCGTCGCTGAGGATCGGGTCGTCGGGGGCTGCGCGCACGGAGCAGTGCCAGACGTGCTTGTCGGGACGCTGGTC
Coding sequences within it:
- a CDS encoding riboflavin kinase, encoding MLQITRQSPARRLTASRPFAIESLQSHDQVVTGVVQHGDARGRLLGFPTANLTMSTSARLDGVWSAVVVTEDDGRHWPAAVSIGRRTTFYGRHGQRLLEAHLLDVEIELYDREISVHLVNRIRSQRRFRDVEDLVGQLAKDIEDVRNWATSISLEAGAR
- a CDS encoding helix-turn-helix domain-containing protein, with product MTAQERARREALRLRAAELFAAGASAPEVAELLRVTSKSAYQWRRAWAAGGRAASASRGPVGSVANSARRCARKWPRCWSRGRPPTAGMRTSGGPAQVHRDGSHCGDRGEAEHAVADQRRSSGGASATRPAPMLPMSDSPEAECPTGRRQYAEPSGIGPAAQCPGGAS
- a CDS encoding group II intron maturase-specific domain-containing protein, producing MSPVRPQSAEVGNPTVRGWMQYFGRFYRSALTPLLTRINACLARWIRQKHKKLAALREALQKMWEIADRYPRMFAHWSWTTVASGAW
- a CDS encoding SDR family NAD(P)-dependent oxidoreductase yields the protein MGINDELGFDARVAIVTGAGQGMGREHAKMLASRGARVVANDINAERAAETVAEITVDGGVAVADSNDIVTAAADIVQTALDAFGQLHIVVNNAGINAFGRFWEMDSETWWRVFDVSVKGVVEVSRAAMPHLIASGSGRLINVSSNALMGVPLDSAYAAAKSAIWGLGNTLAAEAKEVGVQVSTVLPVAWTPMTEDAFRDPVVQDAMRAHVPASAVSAFVAWLAHQDTTVYGEAFEVAGVAAARTAFSVMPRMKTAEPTPESWAASAGDLMQDGGLEPLRNASQSFRGQMVHLAPELDTVLPADAADVSVR
- a CDS encoding AraC family transcriptional regulator; protein product: MKLSSYQNLRVPNFSVHNLRQILEEADLDWRTALANAEIDPNALTRPGSTIPARKELAFQLQFVALTRDRVDLWVRASRAYTTSTYGARGMALATAPTVAAWAEVASATDNAPGLLEITPLRAPDGRVTGIEFTYPDAPEELIPFSVYRDLCTATPSLAWLYGGTFPFTRIEVPLAEVSPEALTYVSCTIECCAEALRLWWDPAISTDELPFGNAFQHEAWVKADAQIIDSFRATGDWPHTVAKAIRAAPNLNRTLANVAATLRVSPRTLQRKLELTGDDFARVRDETLSDLACDLLSHTDHSVSEISRKLGYADPASFTMAFKRWRGMPPTAFREASRYGDKDPGHQHTERPRSCW
- a CDS encoding cupin domain-containing protein translates to MTFPDPKQFRLVVAGPTESGDADFLDVGPAAEFDFPGVSAGAFYWAVEGGHSKETFGAPPSRVALAGPNGSTFGVSSFPAHSSGEVGADDLGDSMTVTDDDGDAGMHASDTIDYEVVISGKVDLVLPGGKKRTLVPGDLLVMAGVPHAWKNPYDEDCVYIVVTVGFNSPEVAS
- a CDS encoding isocitrate lyase/PEP mutase family protein, with the protein product MTLTAPGKALRAVFESEETALMPFGSLPIHAAMAQHAGFGAFQLSGGMSAWWQGISDVGWLTLTEVVDHAKRTARAADIPIYCDADTGFGAPINVQRTVAEFIDAGVGGIHIEDQREPKKSGGVAGIELVSDAEAIGRLNAAVDARDKHDEDFVIVARTDGYGAAGGGVDEAIRRAQLYKAETGADVIFFEGMHTWEQAELALKETPGPAYAVSVGLIGRKTVAEMTALGQAIQPVPFVLPGIHEVWRLLADVKESGEATPFAEYLDRMGADAGTDYDVGWGAMFGRPSTDYVRETEEKYLPGSAQRDYDNNAHVGEHY
- a CDS encoding flavin reductase family protein, with product MIQNRLRGFDADPLIVRQTFAQFPSGVAALAADIDGAKHALVASSFMVGVSLEPCLVAVAVQKTSVTWEQISKAGRLGVSIFGKGQSGLTRQLAHKDRAARFEQVAIEVSDDGAVFIDGAALWLDCSISAVSEAGDHWMVLLEAHRLGAGENEPLVWHGSTFRELASPPAVDAA
- a CDS encoding Uma2 family endonuclease, producing the protein MTAEMVAPAWMHEQITAEEYESWSEEQCAGIEIVDGMVVVSPSASKRHNRLARILANALDAAAGPDWNADTDFDVRLQDVPLTNRRPDVVVYRADTIDVTPTRPEHVLLAAEVVSPGSETTDRIVKVDQYAKAGIGFYWRIEQAATGVPLVYTYVLDPATKTYREGDVFTGVVKVTAPFPVEIDLGQI
- a CDS encoding LLM class flavin-dependent oxidoreductase gives rise to the protein MTTGQGGLNLAENTIKLGNWGEIQGLAQKADRYGVDGFIPIARWQGLSGPDRPWGRQFETFTWAAGLAAATQNIQIFATCLVPFIHPVMAAKMMATVDHISGGRMGLNATAGYFKPEYHMFGVEVPEHDTRYELADEWMTIVERLWAVEDDYQFDFDGDFFHLQGAQSWPKPVQTPGPMVMSAGSSPAGQQFAFKHANILFAAIGSVEHSRSVTPKLRENADAAGREDLGLWAGVHIICKDTEKEAREYLEYVEEKGDYESALRYKHIIQNGDSRGWSWDHYKKSEDPKQDESIKTFFRAGLVPLVGTPEMIVDGLQKLQDSGITGVCTGLVDYDEGLDRMNEQIFPLMRDAGLRA